A portion of the Anoxybacillus gonensis genome contains these proteins:
- the thiE gene encoding thiamine phosphate synthase, producing the protein MMKQKLSLYFVMGSVDCTKDPLAVLDEAIEGGITMFQFREKGKGALIGVEKYRLAEKLFERCLAHNIPFIVNDDVDLALTLQADGVHVGQEDEAAERVRDRIGDRYLGVSVHNLNEVKQALSARADYVGLGPIFPTVSKEDAKQACGLAMIKHIRAHEKHVPLVAIGGITHQTAKQVIEAGADGIAVISAICRAEQIREQTKQLYEMVMDAKQKGGS; encoded by the coding sequence ATGATGAAGCAAAAACTATCTTTATATTTTGTGATGGGGAGTGTCGATTGTACGAAAGATCCACTCGCTGTGCTTGATGAAGCGATCGAAGGTGGCATTACGATGTTTCAGTTTCGTGAAAAAGGAAAAGGGGCACTTATAGGAGTTGAAAAATATCGCTTAGCTGAGAAATTGTTTGAGCGATGTCTTGCTCACAACATTCCTTTTATTGTAAATGATGATGTTGATTTAGCGCTTACCTTACAGGCAGATGGGGTTCATGTCGGACAAGAAGACGAGGCAGCTGAACGTGTTCGTGATCGAATAGGGGATCGCTATTTAGGGGTATCTGTGCACAACTTGAATGAAGTGAAACAAGCGCTTTCTGCTCGTGCCGATTATGTTGGATTAGGTCCAATTTTCCCAACTGTTTCAAAAGAAGATGCAAAACAAGCATGTGGATTGGCAATGATTAAGCACATTCGCGCGCATGAAAAGCACGTTCCGCTTGTGGCAATCGGTGGGATTACACACCAAACAGCAAAACAAGTCATTGAAGCGGGAGCAGATGGAATCGCTGTCATTTCGGCCATTTGCCGTGCCGAACAAATTCGGGAACAAACAAAGCAGCTATATGAGATGGTGATGGATGCAAAACAAAAAGGCGGCAGTTAA
- a CDS encoding ATP-binding protein, protein MIQAQLNETNYSTMISAMLEQLDRCIQLDDMQKYTVQLVLWELVSNVIRHSTKKDANVYISWSDETIVIEVIDQGDGFEWEKQLNNLPPHFTQQEGGRGLFLIQQLASHFSFDEKGTRAIVMIARKKGEKYD, encoded by the coding sequence ATGATTCAAGCTCAACTAAATGAAACAAATTATAGCACGATGATCTCAGCGATGCTCGAGCAATTAGATCGTTGTATCCAGCTAGACGACATGCAAAAATATACAGTACAACTCGTATTATGGGAGCTTGTTTCAAATGTTATTCGTCACTCTACAAAAAAAGACGCAAACGTATATATCAGTTGGTCAGATGAAACGATCGTCATCGAAGTGATCGATCAAGGTGATGGGTTTGAATGGGAAAAACAACTAAACAACCTCCCTCCTCATTTCACACAACAAGAAGGGGGACGCGGACTTTTTCTCATTCAACAACTCGCCTCACATTTTTCATTTGACGAAAAAGGAACGCGCGCAATCGTTATGATTGCACGAAAAAAGGGGGAGAAATATGATTGA
- a CDS encoding ATP-dependent DNA helicase, with product MSKYPFTLNKNENFFDKLNEWIGDVFYDILPEAGFELRDEQIFMAFQLERAFKEKKVMFAEAGVGTGKTIVYLLYAICYARYIGKPAIIACADETLIEQLVKKEGDIAKISRVLNMDIDVRLAKSSDQYLCLNKLDEVLMTEEEELYEQIFDELPPFVHDHAPLQTFYHYGDRKDYAHLSDEQWSKIAWDPFQDCLACEKRHRCGQTLSRDYYRKAADLIICSHDFYMEHIWTYEARKREGQLPLLPEASCVIFDEGHLLEFAAQKALTYRMKETTLETLLSRLLENDIREQLAYLIEDTLELSVRFFDELMNHAKAVPGSNRQELTFTPSLLQLAQNLQTKVEQIGDELVFESETYTIDHYHLKVVDEYLDQIHHSLHLFIHNRDAITWLESSLDGNTLVIMPRTVQEVLREKVFSKRMPFIFSSATLSNEKSFDYMAKSLGIDEYISFHVDSPFDYDEQMNIYMPIFEKNERIFEEKYAYALEKIRETNGRALVLFPTREQLNEFKARAQREEQFSFLFEGDQEISELVSRFQNEEETILCAQHLWEGLDIPGPSLSNVIIWALPYPPNDPVFQAKRKEADNPFWEVDVPYMILRLRQGIGRLIRQRDDRGIVCIFVTDDEPMQVIEAIKRVLPTDVQKK from the coding sequence ATGAGCAAATATCCGTTTACATTAAACAAAAATGAAAACTTTTTTGATAAATTGAATGAATGGATTGGGGACGTTTTTTACGATATTTTACCTGAAGCAGGGTTTGAATTACGCGATGAACAAATTTTTATGGCATTTCAACTTGAGCGAGCATTTAAAGAGAAAAAAGTGATGTTCGCCGAGGCGGGTGTAGGGACAGGAAAAACGATCGTATATTTACTTTATGCTATTTGCTATGCACGTTATATCGGAAAGCCTGCGATTATTGCTTGCGCAGATGAAACGTTAATTGAACAGCTTGTCAAAAAAGAAGGAGATATTGCGAAAATTTCGCGCGTCTTAAACATGGACATTGATGTTCGACTAGCCAAATCGTCAGATCAATATTTATGTTTAAACAAATTAGACGAAGTATTAATGACGGAAGAAGAGGAGTTGTACGAGCAAATTTTTGATGAACTGCCTCCTTTTGTTCATGATCATGCTCCACTTCAAACGTTTTATCATTACGGTGATCGAAAAGACTATGCTCATTTAAGTGATGAACAATGGTCAAAAATTGCTTGGGATCCGTTTCAAGACTGTTTAGCGTGCGAAAAACGTCATCGCTGTGGTCAAACGTTATCGCGCGACTATTATCGGAAAGCAGCGGATTTAATTATTTGTTCGCACGATTTTTACATGGAACATATTTGGACGTATGAAGCGCGGAAACGTGAGGGACAGCTTCCACTTTTGCCTGAAGCGAGCTGTGTCATTTTTGACGAAGGGCATTTATTAGAGTTTGCCGCTCAAAAAGCGTTGACGTATCGTATGAAAGAAACGACGTTAGAGACATTGCTTTCTCGTTTATTAGAAAATGATATTCGTGAACAATTAGCTTATTTAATTGAAGATACATTAGAACTGAGTGTACGTTTTTTTGATGAATTAATGAATCATGCGAAAGCTGTACCGGGATCGAATCGTCAAGAATTAACGTTTACTCCATCTCTTTTGCAACTTGCACAAAATTTACAAACAAAAGTTGAGCAAATTGGAGATGAACTCGTCTTTGAAAGTGAGACGTACACGATTGATCACTATCACTTAAAAGTTGTTGATGAGTACCTCGATCAAATTCATCACTCCTTGCACTTATTTATTCACAACCGAGATGCAATTACATGGCTTGAATCATCGCTAGATGGCAATACGCTTGTGATTATGCCGAGAACGGTACAGGAAGTGTTGCGGGAAAAAGTATTTTCTAAACGCATGCCATTTATTTTTTCGTCTGCCACACTATCAAATGAAAAATCATTTGATTATATGGCAAAAAGTCTAGGAATTGACGAATATATATCGTTTCATGTCGATTCCCCGTTTGACTACGATGAACAAATGAACATTTACATGCCAATATTTGAAAAGAACGAACGTATATTTGAAGAGAAATACGCGTATGCCTTAGAAAAAATACGCGAAACGAATGGGCGTGCTCTCGTATTGTTCCCAACGCGCGAACAATTGAATGAATTTAAAGCTCGTGCCCAGCGTGAAGAACAATTTTCTTTCTTATTTGAAGGGGATCAAGAAATTAGTGAACTTGTTTCTCGCTTTCAAAATGAAGAAGAGACGATTTTATGTGCCCAACATTTATGGGAAGGATTAGACATTCCAGGCCCTTCATTAAGCAACGTGATTATTTGGGCGCTTCCTTACCCTCCAAATGACCCTGTTTTTCAGGCGAAGCGAAAGGAAGCGGACAATCCGTTTTGGGAGGTTGATGTTCCGTATATGATTTTACGATTGCGACAAGGAATCGGGCGCCTTATTCGTCAACGAGATGATCGAGGAATCGTATGTATTTTTGTAACAGATGATGAACCGATGCAAGTAATCGAGGCGATCAAACGTGTATTACCGACAGATGTACAAAAAAAATAA
- a CDS encoding THUMP domain-containing class I SAM-dependent RNA methyltransferase: MGQMTFIATAAMGLESIVADEVRALGYDCEVENGKVTFVADERAICRTNLWLRTADRVKIKVGEFPATTFDELFEQTKALPWAQFLPIDAQFPVVGKSVKSKLFSVSDCQAIVKKAIVEHLKQHYHISWFEETGALFRIEVALHKDIATLTIDTSGAGLHKRGYRVKQGEAPLKETLAAALVQLTNWTPDRPFVDPFCGSGTIAIEAALIGQNIAPGFNREFVCEHWNWIPSRLWDEAREEAEDVARYDQPLHIVGFDIDHRMVDIAKINAQEAGLADLITFKQMQVKDFRTKDEYGVIVGNPPYSERLGEKEEVEQLYREMGKTFAALDTWSIYMLTSHRQFEQLYGRRATKRRKLFNGFIETQYYQFWGPRPPRSYEKLSR; encoded by the coding sequence ATGGGACAAATGACATTCATTGCTACTGCGGCGATGGGACTTGAATCGATCGTTGCAGACGAAGTGCGCGCGCTTGGCTATGACTGTGAAGTAGAAAATGGGAAAGTGACATTTGTTGCAGATGAGCGGGCGATTTGTCGCACGAACTTATGGCTTCGCACAGCCGATCGTGTAAAAATCAAAGTAGGTGAATTTCCGGCGACAACGTTTGATGAGTTGTTTGAACAAACGAAAGCGTTACCATGGGCGCAATTTTTGCCGATAGATGCCCAATTCCCCGTTGTCGGAAAATCCGTCAAATCAAAATTGTTTAGCGTATCTGATTGTCAGGCAATCGTAAAAAAAGCGATTGTTGAACATTTAAAACAACATTATCACATTTCTTGGTTTGAGGAAACAGGCGCGTTATTTCGTATTGAAGTAGCTTTACATAAAGATATCGCTACATTAACGATCGATACGAGTGGAGCAGGATTGCATAAAAGAGGTTATCGCGTCAAACAAGGGGAAGCACCATTAAAGGAAACATTAGCAGCAGCGCTCGTTCAATTAACGAATTGGACGCCAGATCGTCCGTTTGTTGATCCATTTTGTGGATCAGGAACGATCGCAATTGAAGCAGCGTTAATTGGACAAAATATCGCGCCGGGATTTAATCGCGAGTTTGTATGTGAGCACTGGAATTGGATCCCATCTCGCTTATGGGACGAAGCAAGAGAAGAGGCGGAAGATGTAGCGCGTTATGACCAACCGTTGCATATTGTCGGATTTGATATTGATCATCGCATGGTCGATATAGCGAAAATAAATGCCCAAGAGGCTGGATTAGCAGATTTAATTACATTTAAACAAATGCAAGTAAAAGATTTTCGGACGAAAGACGAATACGGTGTCATCGTCGGCAATCCGCCTTATAGTGAGCGATTAGGAGAAAAAGAAGAAGTGGAACAATTGTATCGAGAAATGGGAAAAACATTTGCAGCTCTCGATACGTGGTCGATCTATATGTTAACTTCTCACCGTCAATTTGAGCAATTGTATGGTAGACGTGCAACAAAACGACGAAAATTGTTCAACGGTTTTATCGAAACGCAATATTATCAATTTTGGGGACCTCGTCCGCCACGTTCGTACGAAAAGCTGTCTCGCTGA
- a CDS encoding putative bifunctional diguanylate cyclase/phosphodiesterase, which yields MNKKLSSLFETDTFLSIAHTIIQEADEGMIVTDGQGRILLANPAFETVTGYTQEEVLGKKPNILRSGLHDRKFYENMWETLRNHGVWKGEIWNKRKNGELFVEWLTIKAVYDATGVPTHYVAIFSDVTQHKRTMEQLARLSNYDLLTNVPNRQLFMKRLQHLLDVVRRYNQQLAILFFDLDRFKYINDELGHYSGDILLKKVANRLKKLLRTKDTLARIGGDEFVVILPKLKDVQEAITIAEQMIEALQAPFMLNGKDVYISASIGISMYPNDGDDGETLLRRADRAMQKAKESGRNRFELYTAKLDYQSEVVTLENYLRKALERNELFICYQPIVNMKTKKIEALEALMRWKQPNIGFVSPAQFIPLAEETGLIVPMTKWLFEQACIHIKAIHQFAPHMKIGVNISAVHFQQDDFVEQLSTIVKENDVHPRFFKLELTESTIMPNAEESVQKLVQLKQCGFKLAIDDFGTGFSSLSYLHRFPIDILKIDQSFIRRLSLYSDDATIVSTIIMMAHHLHLSVVAEGVETGQQYEFLSQQQCDMAQGYYIAKPMQIDEVQLFIREWDAIHE from the coding sequence GTGAACAAAAAGTTGTCATCTTTGTTTGAAACAGATACATTTTTATCTATTGCCCATACGATTATTCAAGAAGCAGATGAAGGAATGATTGTCACGGATGGGCAAGGGCGTATTTTGTTAGCGAATCCGGCGTTTGAAACAGTGACGGGTTATACACAAGAAGAGGTGTTAGGAAAAAAACCGAACATTCTCCGTTCCGGTTTACATGATCGGAAGTTTTATGAAAACATGTGGGAGACGTTGCGCAATCATGGAGTTTGGAAAGGAGAAATTTGGAATAAACGAAAAAACGGCGAACTGTTTGTTGAATGGCTAACGATTAAAGCAGTCTATGACGCTACGGGAGTTCCGACGCATTATGTTGCGATTTTTTCAGATGTGACGCAACATAAACGAACGATGGAGCAATTAGCACGGTTATCCAATTATGATTTATTAACAAACGTTCCAAATCGCCAATTATTTATGAAACGTCTGCAACATTTACTTGATGTAGTTCGGCGTTACAATCAGCAATTAGCCATTTTGTTTTTCGATTTAGATCGATTTAAGTATATTAATGATGAACTCGGTCATTATAGCGGAGACATCCTACTAAAAAAAGTGGCTAATCGTTTGAAAAAGTTATTGCGCACGAAAGATACGCTTGCACGCATTGGTGGGGACGAATTTGTCGTCATTTTGCCTAAACTAAAAGATGTGCAAGAAGCAATAACAATAGCAGAACAAATGATTGAGGCACTTCAAGCTCCATTTATGCTGAATGGAAAAGACGTATACATTTCAGCAAGCATTGGGATCAGCATGTATCCAAACGATGGAGATGATGGAGAGACGTTGTTACGTCGAGCGGATCGTGCAATGCAAAAAGCGAAAGAAAGCGGACGAAATCGCTTTGAGTTATATACCGCTAAATTGGATTATCAAAGCGAAGTTGTGACGTTAGAAAATTATTTACGAAAAGCGTTGGAACGAAATGAGTTATTCATTTGTTATCAGCCGATCGTGAATATGAAGACGAAAAAAATTGAAGCGCTTGAGGCGTTAATGCGTTGGAAGCAGCCAAACATCGGATTCGTTTCGCCGGCTCAATTTATTCCACTTGCAGAAGAAACGGGGCTTATTGTTCCGATGACGAAGTGGCTATTTGAACAAGCGTGCATACATATAAAGGCGATCCATCAATTCGCCCCACATATGAAAATAGGAGTAAATATTTCTGCCGTACATTTCCAACAAGACGATTTCGTCGAACAATTATCAACGATTGTGAAAGAAAATGATGTGCATCCACGCTTTTTTAAATTAGAACTGACGGAAAGTACGATTATGCCAAATGCTGAAGAGTCTGTTCAAAAACTCGTACAGCTGAAACAATGCGGCTTTAAACTAGCCATTGATGACTTTGGGACAGGTTTTTCTTCATTAAGTTATTTGCATCGCTTTCCAATCGACATTTTAAAAATTGATCAATCGTTTATTCGTCGCTTATCTTTATATAGCGATGATGCAACGATCGTATCAACGATTATTATGATGGCGCATCATTTACATTTATCTGTTGTCGCAGAAGGGGTCGAGACGGGGCAACAATATGAGTTTTTAAGCCAACAGCAATGTGATATGGCACAAGGATATTACATCGCTAAGCCGATGCAAATAGATGAAGTGCAACTATTTATTCGGGAATGGGATGCTATACATGAATGA
- a CDS encoding CotD family spore coat protein, producing the protein MHCRPNMMPPIVHPTKCCTQHQMQTTIVPHIHPSHTTYVNHHVFQHQHYFPHTQSVVNDVSHQHVVCPGPGPFPRPF; encoded by the coding sequence ATGCATTGTCGTCCGAATATGATGCCGCCGATCGTTCATCCAACAAAATGTTGTACACAACATCAAATGCAAACAACGATTGTGCCGCACATTCATCCGTCACATACGACGTATGTGAACCATCATGTGTTCCAACATCAGCATTATTTTCCGCATACACAATCTGTTGTGAACGATGTATCACACCAACATGTTGTTTGTCCAGGGCCTGGTCCGTTCCCACGACCATTTTAA
- a CDS encoding enoyl-CoA hydratase: protein MEHIVLSYKERVATIELNRPDALNALNEQMLAELLQALKEVEKSEADIVVIRGRGKGFCAGGDIKTMLQSTNEHSFIEVMETIKHIALTLYQLPKLTISYVHGAAAGLGLSLALACDHVIANEQARVAMNFIGIGLIPDGGGHFFLKRKIGEVKSKQVIWEGKVMSAQEAYEVGLIDGIGDEQTIQQKVNEWLAKPIVAMIATKQLYAHLSEEQLLKTLQMETAYQAEMRKTEDHAEGIRAFLEKRRPHFRGK from the coding sequence ATGGAACATATCGTATTGTCATATAAAGAACGAGTCGCAACAATTGAATTGAATCGTCCGGATGCGTTGAACGCTTTAAACGAACAAATGTTAGCAGAGTTGCTACAAGCGTTAAAAGAAGTGGAAAAAAGCGAGGCAGATATTGTCGTCATTCGTGGACGAGGAAAGGGATTTTGTGCAGGGGGAGACATTAAAACGATGTTGCAATCAACGAATGAGCATTCATTCATAGAAGTAATGGAAACGATTAAACATATTGCTCTCACACTATATCAATTGCCGAAACTAACGATCAGTTACGTGCATGGCGCTGCTGCAGGATTAGGACTTAGCTTAGCGCTCGCTTGCGATCATGTTATTGCAAACGAACAAGCACGTGTTGCAATGAATTTTATCGGCATTGGATTAATCCCAGATGGCGGTGGCCATTTCTTTTTAAAACGGAAAATTGGAGAAGTAAAATCAAAACAAGTAATATGGGAAGGAAAAGTGATGAGTGCACAAGAGGCATATGAAGTGGGACTCATTGATGGAATTGGCGATGAACAGACGATTCAACAAAAAGTGAATGAATGGTTGGCTAAACCGATTGTTGCGATGATTGCAACGAAGCAGTTGTATGCTCATTTAAGCGAAGAACAATTGTTGAAAACGTTGCAAATGGAGACAGCATATCAAGCAGAAATGCGAAAAACAGAAGATCATGCGGAAGGCATTCGTGCCTTTTTAGAAAAGCGTCGTCCGCATTTTCGTGGAAAATAA
- a CDS encoding STAS domain-containing protein — protein sequence MIDIITYHDKIVVSFQQDINFETSRIMEEMIQSQSWDTSLLQIDLSAVRFIDSSGVRLLISWLYPLKDRMRIEMTGVSAPIKHILSICQLDQMVDVK from the coding sequence ATGATTGACATTATAACATATCATGACAAAATCGTTGTCTCTTTTCAGCAAGATATTAACTTTGAAACATCACGTATCATGGAAGAAATGATTCAATCACAGTCGTGGGATACATCTCTTTTACAAATTGACTTATCTGCTGTTCGGTTTATTGATAGCTCTGGTGTTCGGTTGCTTATTAGCTGGCTGTATCCATTAAAAGATCGAATGCGAATTGAAATGACCGGTGTTTCAGCACCTATTAAGCATATATTATCGATTTGTCAATTGGATCAAATGGTAGACGTAAAATAG
- a CDS encoding fused response regulator/phosphatase, translating to MKVVVIDDYRPTLEMIEAMLEHIENISIYPFEDADEAYAYILSQHVDVILMDICMPKTDGIEWCRRFKQHEQLQHVPVLMVTGYDEEQKLEEAFAAGAFDYIRKPFTMVELIARVQLAYRQKETMDQLKRTNEAYMESYRHMWAMQKKMNEDLHLARLVQEGLLPERMNNEHIHFVGTYIPSSQLSGDLYFWQQVRPHMYAFIVIDVMGHGVASALVAMSIRSLLHGLMTKVTEPLAVVHELNRHAFQLFGKETKYYFTAFYGTIDVKTKVIEYVNAGHPSGIFMTDQKMKFLKEGGIPIGIVPNAPYKKGTISFQHEAYLILYTDGLIEVLGEECANQLAHTMQMAHSFDQMVEKINEQAQYAKGNDDITFVSIHVK from the coding sequence ATGAAAGTAGTAGTTATTGATGATTATAGACCAACATTAGAAATGATTGAAGCAATGCTTGAACATATTGAAAATATTTCAATTTATCCGTTTGAGGATGCAGATGAAGCATACGCATATATTTTATCGCAACATGTAGATGTCATTTTAATGGATATTTGTATGCCGAAAACAGACGGTATTGAATGGTGTCGGCGCTTTAAACAACATGAGCAATTACAACACGTTCCTGTATTAATGGTCACCGGTTACGATGAGGAACAAAAATTAGAAGAAGCGTTTGCAGCCGGGGCATTTGACTACATTCGCAAGCCGTTTACCATGGTTGAACTGATTGCTCGTGTTCAATTGGCGTATCGCCAAAAAGAAACGATGGATCAACTGAAACGAACGAACGAAGCATATATGGAAAGTTATCGACATATGTGGGCGATGCAAAAAAAGATGAACGAAGATTTACACTTAGCTCGACTCGTTCAAGAAGGTTTGCTCCCTGAACGAATGAATAATGAACATATTCATTTTGTTGGGACGTATATTCCGTCCTCACAACTGTCTGGCGATTTGTATTTTTGGCAGCAAGTTCGCCCCCATATGTATGCTTTTATCGTAATTGATGTCATGGGGCATGGCGTTGCATCTGCGCTCGTTGCTATGTCGATTCGTTCGCTATTACACGGATTAATGACAAAAGTGACTGAACCGCTTGCGGTTGTGCATGAATTAAATCGACATGCTTTTCAATTGTTTGGAAAGGAAACGAAATATTATTTTACAGCTTTTTACGGAACGATTGATGTGAAAACAAAAGTGATAGAATATGTGAATGCAGGACATCCTTCGGGAATATTCATGACTGATCAAAAAATGAAGTTTTTAAAAGAAGGAGGCATTCCAATCGGTATTGTACCAAATGCCCCATATAAAAAAGGGACGATTTCTTTTCAACATGAAGCGTACCTTATTCTCTACACAGATGGGCTAATAGAAGTGTTAGGTGAAGAATGTGCGAATCAACTTGCACATACGATGCAAATGGCTCATTCGTTTGATCAAATGGTAGAGAAGATCAATGAACAAGCACAATATGCGAAAGGAAATGACGATATTACGTTTGTTTCCATTCATGTAAAATAG
- a CDS encoding globin-coupled sensor protein: MSKCPFHALFNEAGAIQLFRKKHQKEKEDATLHLSTPSHVTTYYRQLLSSDRKQQVTFVGLTEEDVQQLAAIRPLFAKHVERIVNAFYDQVGQMPHLRNIIDNHSTIDRLKQTLRAYLMDMVSGEIGEQYVIRRKVIGNVHNRIGLFPEWYLGAYTIIQNEVLRILMEELPPTEATNVYRSFAKLCSLDMQIAIETYIEAYTSSMMKLNEIAELQHRLTESSTTLASSAEETTASIFEVQKNVQDMLHEVTNIQHQSVQMTERVEKGKEDVKQTLTKLDGVAKLIEGTKSLTNELTDSSRKIGEIVNAIRSISNQTNILSLNANIEAARAGEHGKGFAVVANEVRKLAAQTEQSLDYIQNHIDVVQQTIRKFEHAFQQIVEETRAFRQANESIVHIFDQSVTDVRSTSKKIDQFTSLITQFHQMFDEISSAASQIAEMAEQLNDLNQELTEKFNS, translated from the coding sequence ATGTCAAAATGTCCATTTCACGCCCTTTTTAATGAAGCGGGGGCAATTCAACTGTTTCGAAAAAAGCATCAAAAAGAAAAAGAAGATGCGACTCTTCATCTTTCTACACCTTCACATGTAACAACATATTATCGCCAACTTCTTTCAAGCGATCGAAAACAGCAAGTCACTTTCGTCGGGCTGACAGAAGAAGATGTACAACAACTCGCTGCGATTCGCCCACTTTTTGCTAAACATGTCGAACGAATTGTCAATGCGTTTTACGATCAAGTTGGACAGATGCCGCATTTAAGAAACATTATTGACAATCATTCAACGATCGATCGCTTAAAACAAACATTGCGCGCTTATTTAATGGATATGGTATCTGGAGAAATTGGCGAACAGTACGTGATTCGTCGAAAAGTAATCGGCAACGTTCATAACCGCATCGGATTATTCCCAGAATGGTATTTAGGCGCTTATACCATTATTCAAAATGAAGTGCTCCGCATATTAATGGAAGAGTTGCCTCCAACAGAAGCAACGAACGTATATCGTTCGTTCGCTAAACTTTGTTCATTGGATATGCAAATCGCTATTGAAACATATATTGAGGCGTATACGTCTTCGATGATGAAATTAAACGAAATTGCAGAGTTACAACATCGGTTAACAGAATCATCTACAACACTTGCGTCAAGCGCAGAAGAAACGACTGCTTCCATTTTTGAAGTACAAAAAAACGTGCAAGATATGTTACATGAGGTGACAAACATCCAACACCAGTCGGTGCAAATGACTGAACGGGTGGAAAAAGGAAAAGAAGATGTGAAGCAAACGTTAACAAAATTAGATGGTGTCGCAAAACTAATTGAAGGAACAAAGTCGTTGACGAATGAGCTAACAGATAGCTCGCGGAAAATCGGGGAAATCGTCAATGCGATTCGTAGCATTTCAAATCAAACAAACATTTTATCGTTAAATGCAAATATTGAAGCAGCGCGTGCTGGTGAACACGGAAAAGGATTTGCGGTCGTCGCAAATGAAGTACGAAAGCTCGCGGCACAAACCGAGCAATCGCTTGATTACATTCAAAATCATATTGATGTCGTACAACAAACGATTCGAAAGTTTGAACATGCGTTTCAACAAATTGTCGAGGAAACGCGCGCATTCCGGCAAGCAAATGAAAGCATTGTTCATATTTTTGATCAGTCCGTTACCGATGTGAGATCAACAAGCAAAAAAATTGATCAGTTTACTTCACTTATTACACAGTTTCATCAAATGTTTGATGAAATTTCATCAGCCGCATCACAAATTGCTGAAATGGCCGAACAGTTAAACGACTTAAATCAAGAGTTGACAGAAAAATTTAATTCGTAA
- the gpsB gene encoding cell division regulator GpsB codes for MLSDRINLTAKDILEKEFKISMRGYNQDEVDRFLDLIIKDYETFHQMIEQLQQENTRLKSQLQEAQKRQPSQSGTTNFDILQRLSNLEKHVFGSKLYE; via the coding sequence GTGCTTTCGGATCGCATCAACTTAACAGCAAAAGACATTCTCGAAAAAGAGTTTAAAATAAGCATGCGTGGATATAACCAAGATGAAGTGGATCGCTTTCTTGATTTAATTATTAAAGACTATGAAACATTTCATCAAATGATTGAACAATTACAACAAGAAAATACCCGCCTAAAAAGCCAATTGCAGGAGGCGCAAAAACGTCAGCCATCTCAATCAGGAACGACGAACTTTGATATTTTACAACGTCTTTCTAATTTAGAAAAACATGTTTTTGGTAGCAAACTTTATGAATGA